Proteins from a genomic interval of Haloferax marinisediminis:
- a CDS encoding acetyl-CoA carboxylase biotin carboxylase subunit — protein sequence MFDKILVANRGEIAVRVIQACKELGIHSVAVYSDADADAKHVRHADESYNIGSPVAAKSYLDQEKLLDVARDAGVDAIHPGYGFLAENASFAERIENSEFEWIGPPSDVMRALGEKTGARRIMQEANVPIVPGTTEPANGPEDIHAFAEDHGYPVAIKADGGGGGRGLKVVTRAEDVEELFKNAKREGEAYFDNADVYVERFLENPRHIEVQVLADHHGNVRHLWERDCSIQRRQQKLIEETPSPSLDHDVRVELCEAARRGVEEAGYVNAGTVEFLYEDGEFYFLEVNTRIQVEHTITEAVTGIDLVKWQIRIAAGEPISFEQDEVVQSQAAMEFRINAEDPFADFAPMPGTLDVYRPPRGIGVRIDDGVDEGDSIAPFYDSMFAKFVVIAEDRDEVIQRGKRALDEADIEGIPTTIPFHQHVLSDEVFLTNGHTTKYVDEQVTLGEGEGE from the coding sequence ATGTTCGATAAAATTCTCGTTGCAAACCGTGGCGAAATCGCCGTCCGAGTGATACAGGCGTGTAAAGAACTCGGCATCCACTCTGTCGCAGTCTACAGCGACGCAGACGCGGACGCCAAGCACGTTCGACACGCAGACGAATCGTACAATATCGGCTCTCCTGTCGCCGCGAAGAGCTATCTCGACCAGGAAAAGCTCCTCGACGTCGCCCGAGACGCAGGCGTCGACGCGATTCACCCAGGGTATGGGTTCCTCGCAGAGAATGCAAGCTTCGCCGAGCGAATCGAAAACTCCGAGTTCGAGTGGATTGGCCCCCCGAGCGATGTCATGCGTGCCCTCGGCGAGAAGACCGGGGCCAGACGAATCATGCAGGAAGCCAACGTACCCATCGTCCCGGGAACGACGGAACCCGCGAACGGACCAGAAGACATCCACGCGTTCGCCGAGGACCACGGGTACCCGGTTGCCATCAAGGCAGACGGTGGTGGAGGCGGTCGAGGACTGAAAGTCGTCACCAGAGCAGAAGACGTCGAGGAGCTATTCAAGAACGCAAAACGAGAAGGGGAGGCGTACTTCGACAACGCCGACGTCTACGTCGAACGGTTCCTCGAAAACCCACGGCACATCGAAGTGCAGGTTCTGGCCGACCACCACGGCAACGTCCGACACTTGTGGGAACGCGATTGCAGTATCCAGCGACGACAACAGAAGCTAATCGAGGAGACACCATCGCCATCACTCGACCACGACGTACGCGTCGAACTGTGTGAGGCGGCCCGGAGGGGTGTCGAGGAAGCAGGATACGTGAACGCAGGGACGGTCGAGTTCCTCTACGAGGACGGTGAGTTCTACTTCCTCGAAGTCAACACGAGGATTCAGGTCGAACACACGATTACGGAGGCAGTGACGGGCATCGACCTCGTCAAGTGGCAGATTCGTATCGCCGCAGGTGAGCCCATCTCGTTCGAACAAGACGAGGTTGTCCAGTCGCAAGCGGCGATGGAGTTCCGAATCAATGCGGAGGACCCGTTCGCAGATTTCGCTCCGATGCCGGGGACGTTGGACGTGTACCGACCACCGCGAGGTATCGGCGTCCGCATAGACGATGGCGTCGACGAGGGTGATAGCATCGCACCGTTCTACGACTCGATGTTCGCCAAGTTCGTCGTCATCGCCGAAGACCGAGACGAGGTCATCCAGCGGGGGAAGCGTGCCCTCGACGAGGCAGACATCGAGGGAATTCCGACGACGATTCCCTTCCACCAACACGTCCTCTCTGACGAGGTATTCCTGACGAACGGTCACACCACGAAGTACGTCGACGAGCAGGTGACGCTCGGAGAAGGCGAAGGAGAGTAA
- a CDS encoding aspartate aminotransferase family protein encodes MPEGPPISELHFDDAPSVDKVPGPKSKRLLEKQQHIDSGAVAYPNYIPIAMHEAKGATLRDVDGNTFIDFFAGIGVLNVGHSNPYVLEAVEEQTRKLVHTIDFPTEARLELIEKLNEIAPGELPDSNRVVFGGPTGSDAIEATIKLAKYNTGGDGLIAFRGAYHGGSSGALSLTGGKQYKEAYTPLLSDVHHAPYPYPLQQGLSEEEAVERAIENVRELIEDPYSGFANPAGIWVEPIQGEGGIVVPPADFLPQLREIATENDIPLIIDEIQTGIGRTGKWFASEWTDVTPDVMPMAKALGGIGLPLSATMYHEDLDTWGPGGHVGTWRGNTPAMRAGTRAIEYIQAHDLLEHSRELGSYMRDRLREVAAETPQIGEVRGKGLFTGVEFLDEDGNPDKDVVKHIRTYCYKHGVLVWSAGRYGNVLRLMPPLVITQELMTTGMDIVVDAIEENTSH; translated from the coding sequence ATGCCTGAGGGACCACCAATATCCGAACTACACTTCGACGACGCCCCGTCAGTAGACAAGGTACCGGGTCCAAAGTCGAAGCGTCTTCTCGAAAAACAACAGCACATCGACAGCGGCGCAGTCGCGTATCCGAACTACATCCCAATCGCGATGCACGAAGCAAAGGGAGCGACACTCCGTGACGTCGACGGAAACACGTTCATCGACTTCTTCGCAGGAATCGGTGTTCTCAACGTCGGACACTCGAACCCGTACGTGCTCGAGGCAGTCGAAGAACAGACGCGTAAACTCGTCCACACGATCGACTTCCCGACCGAAGCACGACTCGAACTCATCGAGAAGCTCAACGAAATCGCACCGGGAGAACTTCCTGACTCGAACCGCGTCGTGTTCGGCGGACCTACTGGAAGTGACGCGATCGAAGCGACCATCAAACTCGCGAAGTACAACACCGGAGGAGATGGCCTCATCGCCTTCCGTGGTGCGTACCACGGTGGTTCCTCTGGAGCACTCAGCCTCACCGGCGGGAAACAGTACAAAGAGGCGTACACGCCGCTTCTGTCGGACGTCCACCACGCTCCGTATCCGTACCCGCTCCAGCAAGGGCTCTCCGAGGAGGAGGCCGTCGAACGTGCCATCGAAAACGTTCGAGAACTCATCGAAGACCCGTACAGTGGGTTCGCAAACCCAGCAGGTATCTGGGTCGAACCGATTCAGGGTGAAGGCGGCATCGTCGTCCCACCGGCAGACTTCCTCCCGCAGCTCAGAGAGATTGCCACCGAAAACGACATTCCGCTCATCATCGACGAGATTCAAACCGGAATCGGACGGACTGGGAAGTGGTTCGCATCGGAGTGGACCGATGTGACTCCAGACGTGATGCCGATGGCGAAAGCGCTCGGTGGTATTGGGTTGCCGCTCTCGGCGACGATGTACCACGAAGACCTAGACACGTGGGGTCCGGGTGGGCACGTGGGGACGTGGCGCGGAAACACTCCCGCCATGCGCGCAGGGACGCGAGCAATCGAGTACATCCAAGCGCACGACCTTCTCGAACACTCCCGTGAACTCGGCTCGTACATGCGAGACCGTCTCCGTGAAGTTGCCGCAGAGACGCCGCAAATCGGAGAGGTTCGTGGAAAAGGTCTGTTCACCGGTGTCGAGTTCCTCGACGAGGACGGCAACCCGGACAAAGACGTCGTGAAGCACATCCGAACCTACTGTTACAAACACGGTGTCTTGGTCTGGAGTGCTGGTCGCTACGGAAACGTCCTCCGTCTCATGCCACCACTCGTCATCACGCAGGAACTGATGACGACAGGGATGGACATCGTCGTCGACGCGATCGAGGAGAACACGTCGCACTAG
- the rdfA gene encoding rod-determining factor RdfA — protein sequence MTAEQGSSRRQSKIERVIEQYDLNGFGETLARRWTAPEDSDSLRDLADLMNQEVLNAALHEVDADVLEGEVENMYTLLTDDETTEGMRVQAKNTLRSKGVDVDQLLSDFISHQAVYTYLTDIRGVSKETKSTNRVDSVIQSVQKLRGRLVAVIERSLDSLQNTDKLRLGDFDVLVDTQVFCRDCGTQYEVVQLLQRGGCDCGTETRTE from the coding sequence ATGACTGCTGAGCAAGGGAGTAGTCGGCGGCAATCCAAGATTGAACGGGTGATCGAACAGTACGATCTAAACGGGTTTGGAGAGACGTTGGCCCGTCGGTGGACCGCTCCTGAAGACAGTGATAGCCTCCGAGATTTAGCGGACTTGATGAACCAAGAAGTTCTCAATGCTGCGTTGCACGAAGTGGACGCAGACGTCCTCGAAGGAGAAGTTGAGAACATGTACACACTGCTTACTGACGACGAGACAACGGAGGGGATGCGAGTTCAAGCAAAGAACACGCTTCGATCGAAGGGAGTGGACGTCGACCAACTACTCTCTGATTTCATCTCGCATCAGGCAGTGTACACGTATCTCACCGACATCCGAGGCGTGTCGAAGGAAACAAAATCGACGAACCGTGTCGACAGCGTAATCCAATCGGTTCAGAAGCTTCGCGGTCGGTTGGTTGCTGTAATCGAGAGAAGTCTCGACTCGCTCCAGAATACAGACAAACTTCGGCTCGGTGATTTCGACGTCCTCGTCGACACACAGGTGTTCTGTAGAGACTGCGGGACCCAGTACGAAGTCGTTCAGTTACTGCAGCGAGGTGGGTGCGACTGTGGTACAGAGACCAGGACAGAGTGA
- a CDS encoding Lrp/AsnC family transcriptional regulator — protein sequence MDDRDIEILNAVFELEDPSPKEVGDVTGIPKSTVHYRLKKLREDGIIKNDLFAVDLEKINLDLTIITEVDAQYREGYHKDVGNALSTIEGVNQVYFTMGDTDFIVIAHLPSRDKVEELIEQYEVIEGVERTSSKFVISTIKNEPHPLRDFTLETLRESILSDE from the coding sequence ATGGATGACCGAGATATCGAAATTCTGAACGCGGTTTTCGAACTAGAGGACCCGAGTCCGAAAGAGGTCGGAGACGTGACTGGAATTCCGAAATCGACCGTTCACTATCGCCTCAAGAAACTCCGTGAAGACGGGATTATCAAGAACGACCTGTTCGCCGTCGACCTCGAGAAGATCAACCTCGACTTGACCATCATCACCGAGGTCGATGCACAGTACCGAGAAGGCTACCACAAGGATGTCGGGAACGCACTCAGCACTATCGAGGGGGTCAATCAGGTCTACTTCACGATGGGTGACACTGACTTCATCGTCATCGCACACCTTCCGAGTCGAGATAAAGTGGAGGAACTCATCGAGCAGTACGAGGTAATCGAGGGTGTCGAACGAACCAGTTCCAAGTTCGTCATCTCGACGATCAAGAACGAACCACACCCACTTCGGGACTTTACGTTGGAGACGCTCAGGGAGAGCATCCTCTCCGACGAATGA
- a CDS encoding 5-oxoprolinase subunit B family protein, with protein MTARIERKESLSPRYEYGGDDYVFVELDQEMSFDANFEAMAITQQIRERDLPGIIEICPANASYMIHFDPDVLAPTDLVDELKQLEQETDLSEYQWDTRIIDFPVLYDDPWTHETLMQFRENHQDPDATDLEYSARINGFDSADEFIDAHAGAPHMVTMVGFVPGLPWCFQMVPREEQIEVPKYLQPRTDTPSRAVGFGGAFTAIYPVQGAGGYQLFGRTPLEVLDVDQQLPSFKDSMVFPKPGDILNFRRIDREEYDAIREEIEDGTYEYTIEAVEFSPEEFFENPHEYNAQLVEVLD; from the coding sequence ATGACTGCAAGAATTGAGCGGAAAGAGTCACTCTCTCCTCGATACGAGTATGGTGGTGACGACTACGTCTTCGTCGAACTCGACCAAGAGATGAGTTTCGACGCCAACTTCGAAGCGATGGCGATTACACAGCAGATACGGGAGCGTGACCTCCCCGGAATTATCGAAATCTGCCCAGCGAACGCCTCGTACATGATTCACTTCGACCCAGACGTACTCGCCCCAACCGACCTCGTGGACGAGTTGAAACAACTCGAACAGGAGACGGACTTGTCTGAGTACCAGTGGGATACTCGAATTATCGACTTCCCGGTTCTCTACGACGACCCGTGGACGCACGAGACGCTCATGCAGTTCCGCGAGAACCACCAAGACCCCGACGCGACCGACTTAGAGTACTCCGCCCGAATCAACGGTTTCGACAGCGCGGACGAATTCATCGACGCGCACGCTGGCGCACCGCATATGGTCACGATGGTTGGGTTCGTTCCCGGCCTTCCGTGGTGTTTCCAGATGGTTCCCCGTGAAGAACAAATCGAGGTTCCGAAATATCTTCAACCCCGCACAGACACGCCTTCGCGGGCCGTTGGGTTCGGTGGAGCGTTTACTGCAATCTACCCGGTACAGGGCGCAGGTGGCTACCAGTTGTTCGGTCGGACGCCGCTGGAGGTTCTGGACGTCGACCAACAACTCCCCTCGTTCAAAGACTCCATGGTGTTCCCCAAACCGGGTGACATCTTGAACTTCAGACGAATCGACCGCGAGGAGTACGACGCGATTCGTGAGGAGATCGAAGACGGAACGTACGAGTACACCATCGAAGCGGTCGAGTTCTCGCCCGAGGAGTTCTTCGAGAATCCACACGAGTACAACGCGCAGCTCGTGGAGGTGCTAGACTAA
- a CDS encoding 5-oxoprolinase subunit C family protein, giving the protein MIKVLEAGLSTTIQDAGRYGHYHIGMPPSGAMDQFAHTVANYLVGNDKGAATVEMTYQGSDFKFTEDTVIAITGAEMAPELNGEPVSMWETLAVSDGDVLSLQFATNGARTYLAVAGGIDVTPVMESRSTYTLVGIGGYDGRTLEDGDTLTIGDAGADRSSLVGNSVADEHIPNYDDEDHIRIVLGLCDYRLTDESKEELCDAEWTVTPEADRVGYRLEGPEIEFKPREQPFGAGTDPSNVVDLGYPVGSIQVPQKPIVLMRDAVTGGGYATVGTVISTDRDLLSQRRTHQPVYFQSVTLEEALAARKARTETLESIRNSLTP; this is encoded by the coding sequence ATGATTAAAGTACTCGAAGCAGGTCTCTCGACGACGATTCAGGATGCAGGACGCTACGGTCACTACCACATCGGAATGCCGCCGTCGGGGGCGATGGACCAGTTCGCACACACAGTCGCGAACTATCTGGTTGGCAACGACAAGGGTGCTGCCACCGTCGAGATGACGTACCAGGGAAGCGACTTCAAATTCACCGAAGATACGGTCATCGCCATCACGGGTGCCGAGATGGCTCCCGAACTCAATGGAGAACCCGTCTCGATGTGGGAGACACTCGCCGTCTCTGATGGAGACGTTCTCTCGCTCCAGTTTGCGACGAACGGTGCACGAACGTACCTCGCTGTCGCCGGTGGTATCGACGTCACACCAGTCATGGAGAGTCGCTCGACGTACACGCTCGTCGGTATCGGGGGCTACGACGGCCGAACGCTCGAAGACGGTGACACGCTTACGATTGGTGACGCAGGTGCCGACCGCAGTAGCCTCGTCGGCAACAGCGTCGCCGACGAACACATCCCGAACTACGACGACGAAGACCACATCAGAATCGTCCTCGGGCTCTGTGATTACCGCCTGACCGACGAGAGTAAAGAAGAACTGTGTGACGCTGAGTGGACAGTTACACCCGAGGCCGACCGTGTCGGATACCGACTCGAAGGGCCCGAAATCGAGTTCAAGCCACGTGAACAACCGTTCGGTGCTGGGACCGACCCGTCCAACGTCGTCGACCTTGGCTATCCCGTCGGGTCGATTCAGGTGCCGCAAAAGCCCATCGTCCTGATGCGGGACGCCGTCACAGGCGGTGGCTACGCGACGGTCGGGACGGTCATCAGTACAGACCGTGACCTCCTGTCGCAACGGCGAACACACCAACCGGTGTACTTCCAGTCGGTGACGCTCGAAGAGGCGCTCGCCGCTCGGAAAGCTCGGACGGAAACGCTCGAGTCCATCCGCAACTCGCTGACCCCGTGA
- a CDS encoding HVO_2142 family zinc finger protein, which produces MSTDHKQNGLAEWCPDCGTEMLFTGTIPTGYAQFFCEQCRYRRDRFVGDD; this is translated from the coding sequence ATGAGCACAGACCACAAACAAAACGGACTCGCAGAGTGGTGTCCGGATTGTGGTACTGAGATGTTGTTTACTGGAACGATACCAACTGGCTACGCACAGTTCTTCTGTGAGCAGTGCCGGTACCGGCGTGACCGGTTCGTAGGCGACGACTAA
- a CDS encoding acetyl-CoA carboxylase, whose translation MTTTTIKAPMPGVFYRRPDPDDPVFVEEGDHVEEGDVIGVVGVMKSFQDIKSDASGTVSKILVENEAAIEAGDDLVELELD comes from the coding sequence ATGACAACGACCACAATCAAAGCCCCGATGCCAGGTGTATTCTACCGCCGACCAGACCCAGACGACCCCGTCTTCGTGGAGGAAGGTGACCACGTCGAGGAGGGCGACGTAATCGGTGTCGTCGGCGTGATGAAGAGCTTCCAAGACATCAAATCCGACGCGAGTGGAACGGTCTCCAAAATTCTCGTCGAAAACGAAGCAGCGATCGAAGCCGGTGACGACCTAGTCGAACTCGAACTCGACTAG
- a CDS encoding LamB/YcsF family protein has protein sequence MVTVDINCDMGESFGNWTMGRDAEVMPYITSANIAGGFHAGDPHVMRETVELAVEHDVGIGVHPGLPDKMGFGRRKMDATPQELRDYVTYQLGALSAFADQHGGSLQHVKPHGAMYSMLSESPDHARAVMEGMLAVDSDLIYLATDMNIYEVAQEYDDLRAVFEGYVDIRYDTDRSLIVEKEVVPKDPEAVADRFVSIVTDGVVEAANGDEIEVPAQSICIHGDGPNAVELLETIHDRVEEHGIEIAPLTEVV, from the coding sequence ATGGTAACAGTCGACATTAACTGTGACATGGGAGAGAGCTTCGGCAACTGGACGATGGGGCGTGACGCTGAGGTGATGCCGTACATCACGTCTGCGAACATCGCCGGCGGATTCCACGCAGGTGACCCACACGTCATGCGTGAGACGGTCGAACTGGCCGTCGAACACGACGTGGGAATCGGTGTTCACCCCGGCCTGCCGGACAAGATGGGGTTCGGACGCAGGAAGATGGACGCGACGCCACAGGAGCTGCGAGATTACGTGACCTACCAACTCGGCGCACTCAGCGCGTTCGCGGACCAACATGGCGGGTCTCTCCAGCACGTCAAGCCACACGGTGCGATGTATTCGATGCTCTCTGAGAGTCCGGACCACGCACGTGCGGTCATGGAGGGAATGCTCGCCGTAGATTCAGACCTCATCTATCTCGCCACAGATATGAACATCTACGAGGTCGCACAGGAGTACGACGACCTTCGTGCCGTCTTCGAAGGGTACGTCGACATCCGATACGACACCGACCGAAGTCTCATCGTCGAGAAGGAAGTCGTGCCGAAAGACCCTGAAGCGGTCGCCGACCGGTTCGTGAGCATCGTTACTGACGGAGTCGTCGAGGCCGCGAACGGGGACGAAATCGAAGTCCCCGCACAGAGTATCTGTATCCACGGCGACGGTCCGAACGCAGTCGAACTTCTGGAGACGATTCACGACCGTGTGGAGGAACATGGTATCGAAATCGCGCCACTCACAGAGGTTGTGTGA
- a CDS encoding DMT family transporter, whose translation MDLSAPISVLLLAFAPAVMWGFTPVIEKRALSEGGGPLQASLVVVLVDSAIYLAALAVFQDDPFGGITLGTIGIFVAAGAVGTALGRLAIFAGNARVGASISSAVVSSRPLFATALAIGFLGEPLSAPTAIGIFILVIGLGVLSVAKGGDLEGWSNRDLLVPLAAAAFFALGNVARRWGLATGEATPLEAVAINEFAALLTLGAYVAVAGRGTVLNRPRRSYLVFAASGVITSVALLSMFTALAAPAGRIAVVDPLVATAPLFTVIFSWIWLGDLERVTRGVVVGVLLVVFGAALVTGGPSLVRGLGALGF comes from the coding sequence ATGGACCTCTCGGCCCCGATTTCTGTCCTCCTTCTCGCATTTGCACCGGCAGTCATGTGGGGGTTCACACCGGTCATCGAGAAACGGGCGCTCTCAGAGGGCGGAGGTCCGCTTCAGGCGTCACTCGTCGTCGTCCTCGTGGACTCTGCGATTTATCTCGCTGCGCTTGCAGTCTTTCAAGACGACCCGTTCGGTGGGATTACGCTCGGAACCATCGGCATCTTCGTCGCTGCTGGTGCAGTGGGAACTGCGTTGGGCCGACTCGCAATCTTCGCTGGAAATGCCCGCGTCGGGGCGAGTATCTCCAGCGCCGTGGTTAGTTCTCGGCCGCTGTTCGCGACTGCCCTCGCAATCGGATTCCTCGGAGAACCTCTCTCAGCGCCGACTGCAATTGGGATTTTCATCCTCGTGATCGGTCTCGGCGTCCTCTCAGTCGCCAAGGGCGGCGACCTCGAAGGGTGGTCGAACCGAGACCTTCTCGTCCCACTCGCCGCTGCAGCGTTCTTCGCGCTCGGCAACGTCGCCCGGCGATGGGGCCTCGCGACCGGTGAAGCGACACCACTCGAAGCAGTGGCCATCAACGAGTTCGCTGCACTCCTCACACTCGGTGCCTACGTCGCCGTCGCCGGTCGAGGGACGGTTCTGAACCGGCCACGTCGGTCGTATCTCGTGTTCGCTGCGAGCGGCGTCATCACGTCAGTGGCGCTCCTCTCGATGTTCACTGCACTGGCGGCCCCAGCGGGTCGGATTGCAGTCGTCGACCCACTCGTCGCGACTGCGCCGCTGTTCACCGTCATCTTCTCGTGGATTTGGCTCGGCGACCTGGAACGAGTCACTCGTGGTGTCGTCGTCGGAGTACTCCTCGTCGTCTTCGGTGCTGCACTCGTGACTGGTGGTCCGTCGTTGGTCCGTGGGCTCGGTGCGCTCGGGTTCTGA
- a CDS encoding nucleotidyltransferase domain-containing protein: MSDETKQQPRVCLRVHPGKDTKIFRLRAADDVLRLLVDAHESEFTMTELATATDHSRSTIWRAVGLLDELGVIEIRETTQRNYVAIDPTHLQKADPILAIEQVEYHEPIRAFVGRVTDAVEETDDVQQLLGVLVFGSVARGEADRKSDIDVFVLVDGDRTTARRIVSGIAAELGETRFDGDRYTFEPFVESVESTRRAGAKLRETLQEGVTVLGGDEFQQVRKEVMNSER; this comes from the coding sequence GTGTCCGACGAGACGAAACAACAACCACGAGTGTGCTTGCGTGTCCACCCAGGGAAGGACACGAAGATATTCAGGCTCCGTGCTGCCGACGACGTGTTGCGACTGCTCGTCGACGCACACGAATCGGAGTTTACCATGACTGAACTGGCAACGGCGACGGACCACAGTCGGTCCACTATCTGGCGAGCGGTTGGCCTCCTCGACGAACTCGGCGTCATCGAGATACGGGAGACGACGCAGCGAAACTACGTCGCAATCGACCCGACACACCTCCAGAAAGCAGACCCGATACTCGCCATCGAGCAAGTCGAGTACCACGAACCGATTCGAGCGTTCGTTGGGCGTGTCACGGATGCTGTCGAAGAGACGGACGACGTGCAACAATTACTCGGCGTCCTCGTCTTCGGGAGCGTCGCCCGTGGTGAGGCCGACCGGAAGAGCGACATCGACGTGTTCGTTCTCGTAGACGGTGACCGAACCACAGCCCGGCGCATCGTCTCCGGGATCGCCGCTGAACTCGGTGAGACGCGGTTCGACGGTGACCGATACACGTTCGAACCGTTCGTCGAATCCGTCGAGAGCACTCGTCGTGCGGGTGCAAAACTCCGCGAGACACTCCAAGAGGGTGTCACGGTGCTCGGCGGAGACGAGTTTCAACAGGTCCGAAAGGAGGTGATGAACAGTGAGCGGTAA
- a CDS encoding archaea-specific SMC-related protein: MSSEQISESKVHLSVENIGGIDQLSTSFDPGVTVLAGRNATNRTSLLRSIMAAHGSDDVALKGDADEGVVELTIDDETYTRTLERRGDSVIAGGEPVLEDTELADLFAFLLETNEARRAVATEGNLRDLIMRPVDVESINEEITTLQQQKREISDELSSLGTLSKKLPQLEQRRTKLQDQIDEKETELSEKEREVEEYDASVSDQQETESELESKLGELRDTRREIDDVDRRIQTEKQSLNALESEEDELQEDIESLPDVAGGQVSEIDSEIDRLRTRRQAVQSTVNELQSVIQFNEEMLSGTSSDVVDALRGSESSGDESLTDQLLADEQVVCWTCGSEVDQEKIESTLDRLRTLREEKLEENRSYREKLSSLQDEKSTYEQRQRERDRIERRLSEIESEQATREERIEDLKSRRDDLEDEIGSLEQTVDELENEEHGELLDLHREANQIEYELGRLRSDLDSVEDEIASIEDQLDERDELEATRDDIDEELKELRTRIDRLESEAVEAFNTHMEEVLDILEYDNLERIWIERTERRVREGRKKVTKSVFDLHVIRTNDEGVSYEDSVAHLSESEREVTGLVLTLAGYLLHDVYETVPFMVLDSLEAIDANRISKLVDYFADYANYLVVALLEEDAQAVDSSYPRYSPV; encoded by the coding sequence ATGAGTTCAGAACAGATATCCGAATCCAAAGTCCACCTTTCGGTCGAAAACATCGGTGGCATCGACCAGCTCTCCACATCGTTCGACCCAGGCGTAACTGTCCTGGCCGGGCGAAATGCAACGAACCGAACGTCACTACTGCGGTCGATAATGGCTGCTCACGGAAGCGACGACGTGGCGCTGAAAGGCGACGCAGACGAAGGTGTCGTGGAACTCACGATCGACGACGAGACGTACACGCGAACCCTCGAACGAAGAGGAGACTCCGTGATTGCTGGAGGGGAGCCAGTTCTCGAAGATACAGAGCTTGCAGACCTATTCGCGTTCTTATTAGAAACGAACGAAGCTCGCCGCGCGGTCGCCACCGAGGGGAACCTCCGTGACCTGATTATGCGACCGGTCGACGTCGAATCGATCAACGAGGAGATCACCACGCTCCAGCAACAGAAGCGAGAGATATCAGACGAACTGTCCTCCCTCGGGACGCTCTCGAAGAAGCTTCCACAACTCGAACAGCGGCGGACGAAGCTCCAAGACCAGATCGACGAGAAAGAGACGGAACTCTCCGAGAAAGAACGCGAAGTAGAGGAGTACGACGCGAGTGTGAGCGACCAGCAGGAGACGGAAAGTGAACTCGAGTCGAAACTCGGGGAGCTTCGAGACACGCGTCGCGAGATCGACGACGTCGACCGTCGAATTCAGACTGAAAAACAGAGTCTCAACGCACTGGAGTCCGAAGAGGACGAGTTACAGGAAGATATCGAATCACTTCCAGACGTCGCTGGTGGCCAAGTGAGTGAAATCGATTCCGAAATCGACCGACTTCGCACTCGTCGACAAGCGGTTCAGTCGACAGTCAACGAACTGCAGAGTGTCATCCAGTTCAACGAAGAGATGCTCTCTGGGACGTCCTCTGACGTCGTCGATGCACTCCGAGGCTCGGAGTCGAGCGGCGATGAAAGCCTCACTGACCAACTGCTCGCAGACGAACAGGTCGTCTGCTGGACCTGTGGGTCAGAAGTCGACCAAGAAAAGATCGAATCGACGCTCGACCGACTTCGGACTCTCCGCGAAGAGAAACTGGAAGAGAACCGCTCGTACCGCGAGAAGCTCTCTTCGCTTCAAGACGAGAAGTCGACCTACGAACAGCGTCAGCGTGAACGCGACCGCATCGAGCGGCGACTCTCGGAAATCGAAAGTGAGCAGGCCACTCGTGAGGAGCGCATCGAGGACCTGAAATCGCGCCGCGACGACCTCGAAGACGAGATCGGCTCACTCGAACAGACTGTCGACGAATTGGAGAACGAAGAACACGGCGAGTTGCTCGACCTCCACCGTGAGGCGAATCAGATCGAGTACGAACTTGGCCGACTTCGCTCGGATTTGGACAGCGTCGAGGACGAGATTGCATCTATCGAGGACCAACTCGACGAGCGCGATGAGTTAGAGGCGACTCGTGACGACATCGACGAAGAACTGAAAGAACTTCGCACGCGAATCGATCGGTTGGAATCAGAGGCCGTCGAGGCGTTCAACACCCACATGGAAGAGGTTCTCGACATCCTCGAGTACGACAACCTCGAACGGATCTGGATCGAACGCACAGAGCGTCGCGTCCGTGAAGGCCGCAAGAAAGTGACGAAGTCGGTCTTCGACCTGCACGTGATTCGGACGAACGACGAAGGCGTAAGCTACGAAGACTCGGTCGCACACCTCTCAGAGTCCGAGCGTGAGGTGACCGGTCTCGTCTTGACGCTCGCTGGATACCTCCTTCACGACGTCTACGAGACGGTCCCATTCATGGTCCTGGACTCGCTCGAAGCGATAGACGCAAACCGAATCTCCAAACTGGTCGACTACTTCGCCGACTACGCCAACTACCTCGTGGTCGCGCTGCTCGAAGAGGACGCACAGGCGGTCGACAGTTCGTACCCACGGTATTCGCCGGTGTAG